In Lachnospiraceae bacterium, one DNA window encodes the following:
- a CDS encoding FAD:protein FMN transferase, which produces MKKRNCILLTVLCLVLSLTGCTEKTKEPINKMDFLLNTFVSVTLYDTDKEEILDGALDVCREYENVLSTTIDTSEIYQMNHRKPGERQFTVSDKTAEVLKKGLEYCEMSGGAFDITIEPLSSLWDFAGADPAVPESTAIQAALEKVGYKKVLLEGNTVTFADDDTAIDLGAIAKGYIADRIKDYLTEQGVKSAIINLGGNVVCVGEKTDGKPFKIGLQKPFADRTETVAALDINDLSVVSSGVYERHFIQDGVNYHHILDPHTGYPYENGLTQVTIISKLSVDGDGLSTSCFALGLENGMKLADSLDGVYAVFITEDGELHYSEGTQEFLSSD; this is translated from the coding sequence ATGAAAAAACGAAATTGCATCCTGCTTACAGTTCTTTGTCTGGTGTTGTCATTAACAGGCTGTACAGAGAAGACAAAAGAGCCCATAAATAAAATGGATTTTCTGCTGAATACCTTTGTCAGTGTTACCTTGTATGATACAGACAAAGAAGAGATATTAGATGGTGCTCTGGATGTGTGCAGGGAATATGAAAATGTTTTAAGTACCACCATCGACACAAGTGAGATCTACCAGATGAACCACAGAAAGCCGGGCGAAAGACAGTTTACAGTTTCTGATAAAACTGCGGAGGTTTTAAAGAAGGGACTGGAGTATTGTGAAATGTCCGGCGGGGCCTTTGATATTACGATTGAGCCTTTAAGCAGTCTCTGGGACTTTGCAGGGGCAGATCCAGCAGTGCCGGAAAGCACAGCTATCCAGGCGGCTCTTGAAAAAGTAGGTTATAAGAAAGTCTTATTAGAAGGAAATACAGTTACTTTTGCAGATGATGATACAGCGATTGATCTGGGAGCCATTGCAAAGGGGTATATTGCAGACCGGATCAAAGATTATTTAACAGAACAGGGGGTAAAAAGTGCTATTATCAACCTGGGAGGCAATGTAGTCTGTGTAGGTGAAAAAACAGACGGAAAGCCTTTTAAGATCGGTCTTCAGAAACCTTTTGCAGACCGTACGGAAACAGTAGCAGCTTTGGATATCAATGACTTATCTGTTGTATCCTCTGGGGTGTATGAACGGCATTTTATCCAGGATGGGGTGAATTATCATCACATTTTAGACCCGCATACAGGCTATCCTTATGAAAATGGCCTTACCCAGGTGACGATCATTTCAAAACTTTCTGTGGATGGAGACGGATTGAGCACATCCTGCTTTGCTTTAGGTCTGGAAAATGGAATGAAACTGGCTGATTCACTGGATGGTGTATATGCAGTGTTCATCACAGAAGATGGGGAACTGCATTATTCAGAAGGGACACAGGAGTTTCTAAGTTCTGATTAA
- a CDS encoding GtrA family protein has protein sequence MFGKLWKKCVNYETISYLVCGVLTTAVDFVSYTLFRKMSMGVGVSQAFSWLAAVLFAYIVNKIIVFRNFNMRPSYLLKEGGAFFAARAISGVATWILLVVMVKLGGDRGLVYEMFCKLTVSVINMVANYVFSKLWIFKKK, from the coding sequence GTGTTTGGAAAATTATGGAAAAAATGTGTAAATTATGAGACTATCAGCTACCTGGTCTGTGGTGTGCTGACAACAGCTGTGGACTTTGTTTCCTATACGTTATTCAGGAAGATGTCCATGGGTGTTGGTGTATCCCAGGCTTTTTCATGGTTGGCTGCGGTATTATTTGCCTATATTGTAAATAAGATCATTGTATTCCGCAATTTTAACATGCGCCCCTCTTACCTATTAAAAGAGGGCGGTGCTTTTTTTGCGGCAAGAGCTATTTCAGGAGTGGCGACCTGGATCTTATTGGTAGTGATGGTGAAGCTGGGAGGAGACAGAGGGCTTGTTTATGAAATGTTCTGCAAACTGACAGTTTCTGTTATCAATATGGTGGCAAATTATGTGTTCAGCAAACTTTGGATCTTTAAAAAGAAATAG
- a CDS encoding YfhO family protein, which produces MSREEIEQVEKELDAVLEMVQRPVTVKNADNREEAASLQENLQESSQEKSQKNLQERSQESELVQIEIKKEKKKAGSLGKAKEQTAAAREEKVDAVHKADADEREDVQAPEEFKDEPENESEPGNGGFRFLRPGDGMIAAFFVPVAVLIILFAQRGIFPFGEECFLRTDMYHQYAPFFSEFQYKLKQGGSLLYSWDIGMGVNFSALYAYYLASPVNWLIILCPKKFIIEFMTILITIKTGICGVTFTWYLNRHFEKKHFIAGVFGIFYALSGYMAAYSWNIMWLDCIWLLPLILYGAEQLVREKKGLFYCITLGLSILSNYYISIMICIFMVMYVIMQVILNPPKGVKELAATGVRFGFYSLLAGGLAAVVLLPEIYALQATASGDFDFPKTISCYFSIFDMIARHIGNVGTEIGLDHWPNIYCGVAVLMFLLLYLGAKKITVREKAVYCGLLLMFYASFSINVLNFIWHGFHYPNSLPCRQSFIYIALVLTMCHQACLELKEISWKQVVWAFWGAVIFVIMAEKLVDNSEQFHFSVFYAAIIFLSLYMGLVYLYKRKHWNEDAVMMLTLLLVAVETALNLGVSSLPTTSRTAYVKDNEDTIQLAGNIKSDTFYRVEKGDSKTKNDGAWMNYPSASLFSSVANASLSDFVRFLGCESSTNAYSIKGSTPLVDSLFSIRYGIYPDQQPSTGLQDQLGRKGSMWLYENKYTLPVAFMLPGDVEGNWLLDSGNPAVVQNDLCNVLGTRDVLVSNEGAAEGKKFTFTSEENGQYYVYVTNKKVEKVTAAMGEKSKTFDNVDRGYFLELGYLVRGTEVELRCEDDGNPTLQAEVWRFDTEAFKEFYEKMDQNPVKLSRWTDTQLSGTIHADTAGTMYTSIPYDKGWKLTVDGVETETRSIFDTFVAADLSEGDHEITLTYEPEGLKTGAMITGVSLSVFAGAALFTAVNEKNKKKIGKNRKNSRKM; this is translated from the coding sequence GTGAGTCGTGAAGAAATAGAACAGGTAGAGAAGGAATTGGACGCAGTTTTGGAAATGGTCCAGAGACCGGTTACGGTAAAAAATGCAGACAACAGGGAGGAAGCAGCATCTTTGCAGGAAAATTTACAGGAAAGCTCGCAGGAAAAATCACAGAAAAATTTACAGGAAAGATCACAGGAAAGTGAGCTAGTGCAAATAGAAATAAAAAAAGAGAAAAAAAAGGCGGGAAGTCTGGGGAAAGCGAAAGAACAGACAGCAGCTGCAAGAGAAGAAAAAGTGGATGCTGTCCATAAGGCCGACGCGGATGAGAGAGAAGATGTACAAGCACCGGAAGAATTTAAAGACGAGCCGGAAAACGAAAGTGAGCCGGGAAATGGAGGCTTCCGCTTTCTGCGCCCAGGTGATGGTATGATCGCAGCCTTTTTTGTGCCGGTAGCTGTCCTGATCATTCTTTTTGCCCAGAGAGGTATTTTCCCATTTGGGGAAGAGTGCTTTTTACGGACAGACATGTACCATCAGTATGCCCCTTTCTTTTCTGAATTCCAGTACAAGCTAAAGCAGGGGGGGAGCCTGCTATACAGCTGGGATATTGGTATGGGAGTGAATTTTTCTGCCCTTTATGCCTATTATCTGGCAAGTCCGGTGAACTGGCTGATCATTTTATGTCCAAAGAAATTCATCATTGAATTTATGACCATCCTGATCACTATAAAAACAGGCATCTGTGGCGTGACGTTTACCTGGTATCTGAACCGTCATTTTGAAAAAAAGCATTTTATAGCCGGTGTTTTTGGTATTTTCTATGCTTTAAGCGGTTATATGGCAGCTTACAGCTGGAATATCATGTGGCTGGACTGCATCTGGCTTCTGCCACTGATCCTCTATGGGGCAGAGCAGCTGGTACGGGAGAAAAAGGGGCTGTTCTACTGCATTACCCTGGGACTTTCTATTCTGTCCAACTACTATATTTCTATTATGATCTGTATTTTTATGGTCATGTATGTGATCATGCAGGTCATTTTAAATCCGCCAAAGGGAGTAAAAGAACTGGCAGCAACAGGAGTGCGTTTTGGCTTTTATTCTCTCCTTGCAGGAGGATTGGCAGCTGTAGTGCTTCTGCCGGAGATCTATGCTTTACAGGCAACTGCTTCCGGTGACTTTGATTTTCCAAAGACTATCAGCTGCTATTTTTCTATTTTTGATATGATCGCCCGCCATATTGGAAATGTGGGAACGGAGATAGGTCTGGACCATTGGCCTAATATTTACTGTGGTGTGGCGGTACTTATGTTCCTGCTCCTTTATCTGGGGGCAAAGAAGATAACAGTGCGGGAAAAGGCAGTTTACTGTGGTCTGCTGTTAATGTTTTATGCAAGCTTTTCCATTAATGTGTTAAACTTCATCTGGCATGGTTTCCATTATCCAAACAGCCTTCCCTGCAGGCAGTCCTTTATTTATATTGCCCTGGTGCTGACTATGTGCCATCAGGCCTGCCTGGAATTAAAAGAAATTTCCTGGAAGCAGGTGGTATGGGCTTTCTGGGGTGCGGTCATTTTTGTGATCATGGCAGAGAAACTTGTGGATAACTCAGAGCAATTTCATTTTTCTGTGTTTTATGCAGCTATTATCTTCCTTTCTCTGTATATGGGACTTGTTTATCTGTACAAGAGAAAGCACTGGAATGAAGATGCGGTCATGATGCTCACACTGCTTTTAGTGGCAGTGGAAACGGCTTTAAATTTAGGTGTCAGCAGTCTTCCCACTACCAGCAGAACAGCCTATGTAAAGGATAATGAAGACACCATACAGCTGGCTGGAAACATTAAAAGTGACACCTTTTACAGAGTGGAAAAGGGAGACAGCAAGACTAAAAATGACGGGGCATGGATGAATTATCCGTCGGCATCCCTGTTTTCTTCTGTAGCCAATGCTTCTTTATCGGATTTTGTAAGATTCCTTGGATGTGAAAGCTCTACGAATGCTTACAGTATCAAGGGAAGCACCCCATTGGTGGACAGTCTGTTTTCCATCCGCTATGGCATTTATCCGGATCAGCAGCCTTCAACTGGCTTACAGGACCAGCTGGGACGAAAAGGTTCCATGTGGCTTTATGAGAATAAATATACACTGCCTGTGGCATTTATGCTCCCGGGGGATGTGGAAGGCAACTGGCTGTTAGATTCCGGCAACCCGGCTGTCGTCCAGAATGATCTTTGCAATGTGCTGGGAACCAGGGATGTTTTAGTGTCCAATGAAGGAGCTGCAGAAGGCAAAAAGTTTACCTTTACATCAGAAGAAAATGGTCAGTATTATGTATATGTGACCAACAAAAAGGTGGAAAAGGTTACTGCCGCCATGGGCGAAAAAAGCAAGACCTTTGACAATGTGGACAGAGGTTATTTCCTGGAACTTGGTTATCTTGTAAGAGGAACAGAGGTGGAGCTTCGCTGTGAAGATGATGGAAATCCAACACTTCAGGCAGAAGTATGGCGTTTTGATACAGAGGCGTTTAAAGAGTTTTATGAAAAAATGGATCAGAATCCTGTAAAACTGTCCAGGTGGACAGATACGCAGCTTTCCGGTACTATTCATGCAGATACAGCCGGTACCATGTATACAAGCATTCCTTATGATAAGGGCTGGAAACTTACAGTAGACGGTGTGGAAACAGAAACCAGGTCCATCTTTGATACATTTGTGGCAGCAGACTTAAGTGAAGGCGATCATGAGATCACTTTGACCTATGAGCCGGAAGGCTTAAAAACCGGTGCCATGATCACCGGTGTAAGCCTGTCTGTGTTTGCCGGTGCAGCCCTGTTTACAGCTGTAAATGAAAAAAATAAGAAAAAAATAGGCAAAAACAGAAAAAATAGCCGCAAAATGTGA
- the argH gene encoding argininosuccinate lyase — protein MKLWGGRFTKETDQLVQNFNESLSFDQKFYRQDIRGSIAHVKMLAKQGILTEADRDAIVAGLEGIREDLDSGSLVIPSDSEYEDIHSFVEGTLTERIGEAGKRLHTGRSRNDQVALDMKLYTRDEIDEMDVLVKELLKELLVIMEANTETFMPGFTHLQKAQPVTLAHHVGAYFEMFSRDRSRLQDIRKRMNYCPLGSGALAGTTYPLDREYTAKLLDFDGPTLNSMDSVSDRDYLIELLSALSTIAMHLSRFSEEIIIWNTNEYRFVEIDDSYSTGSSIMPQKKNPDIAELIRGKSGRVYGALVSMLTTMKGLPLAYDKDMQEDKELTFDAIDTVKGCLSLFTGMISSMKFRKDVMEASAKNGFTNATDAADYLVNHGVPFRDAHGIVGQLVLLCIDKGIALDDLSLEEYKKISPVFEEDVYEAISMKTCVEKRMTIGAPGPEMMKKVIEIYKKQLEQ, from the coding sequence ATGAAGCTTTGGGGCGGACGTTTCACAAAAGAAACAGACCAGCTGGTACAGAATTTTAATGAATCACTTTCATTTGATCAGAAATTTTACCGTCAGGACATCAGAGGCAGCATTGCGCATGTAAAGATGTTAGCAAAACAGGGAATTCTGACAGAAGCAGACAGAGATGCCATTGTGGCAGGTCTTGAAGGCATCAGGGAAGACCTTGACAGCGGCAGTCTGGTGATCCCGTCAGACTCTGAATATGAGGATATCCATTCTTTCGTAGAAGGAACCTTAACAGAACGTATTGGTGAAGCAGGAAAGCGCCTTCATACAGGACGCAGCCGCAACGACCAGGTAGCTCTGGATATGAAGCTGTATACAAGAGATGAGATCGATGAGATGGACGTTCTTGTAAAAGAACTTTTAAAAGAACTTCTGGTGATCATGGAAGCAAATACAGAGACATTTATGCCTGGTTTTACCCATTTACAGAAAGCACAGCCTGTAACATTGGCTCATCACGTAGGTGCATATTTTGAAATGTTCTCCAGGGACCGTTCCCGTTTACAGGATATCCGCAAGAGAATGAATTACTGTCCACTAGGCTCCGGCGCCCTGGCTGGAACTACTTATCCTCTGGACAGAGAGTATACTGCAAAGCTTCTGGATTTTGATGGTCCAACCTTAAACTCCATGGATTCTGTTTCTGACCGCGATTACCTGATCGAGCTGTTAAGCGCATTATCTACGATTGCTATGCACTTAAGCCGTTTCAGTGAGGAGATCATTATCTGGAATACCAATGAATACCGTTTCGTAGAGATCGATGATTCTTACAGCACCGGAAGCAGCATTATGCCTCAGAAGAAGAATCCTGATATTGCAGAGCTGATCCGTGGAAAGAGCGGCCGCGTTTACGGTGCCCTGGTTTCTATGCTTACCACAATGAAAGGACTTCCTTTAGCATATGATAAGGATATGCAGGAAGATAAGGAGCTGACCTTTGATGCTATTGATACAGTGAAGGGCTGTCTGTCCTTATTTACCGGCATGATCTCTTCCATGAAATTCCGCAAGGATGTAATGGAAGCCAGTGCAAAGAATGGCTTTACCAATGCTACAGATGCAGCTGATTACCTGGTAAATCATGGCGTGCCGTTCCGTGATGCCCATGGCATTGTAGGACAGCTGGTACTGCTGTGCATTGACAAGGGCATTGCCTTAGATGATCTTTCATTAGAGGAATATAAGAAGATCAGTCCTGTGTTTGAGGAAGATGTATACGAAGCCATCAGCATGAAGACCTGTGTAGAAAAGCGTATGACCATCGGAGCACCAGGTCCTGAAATGATGAAGAAAGTAATTGAGATCTATAAGAAGCAGTTAGAGCAGTAA
- a CDS encoding exonuclease SbcCD subunit D: MKLFHLSDLHIGKRVNEFSMLEDQKYILGQILKAAKEHQPEGIILAGDIYDKPVPAAEAVQVFDDFLTSLNEMGLPVFMISGNHDSPERVSYGGRLMKKSGIYVAPVYEGKTEKVEFTDEYGKVCIHLLPFIKPAVVRHAFEGGEFEKEAEAVCDHQSAVKMAVSHMDIDTDVRNVLIAHQFVTGAMRCESEEVSVGGLDNVDASVFDDFDYVALGHIHSPQAVGRDQVRYCGTPLKYSFSEAGQEKSITVVELKEKGNVDISAIFLRPLRDMRKIRGSYMEVTAKPFYENENCDDYLHVTLTDEEDILDGLQKLRVIYPNIMQLEYDNCRTRGNMELTAAQAVEQKSEMELFMEFYELQNNQPMSQVQKEFVGNIIREVKE, translated from the coding sequence ATGAAGCTGTTTCATTTATCAGACCTGCATATTGGAAAGCGGGTCAATGAATTTTCCATGCTGGAGGACCAGAAATATATTCTGGGACAGATATTAAAGGCTGCGAAAGAGCATCAGCCGGAGGGAATCATTTTAGCAGGTGATATTTATGATAAGCCGGTTCCGGCGGCAGAGGCAGTGCAGGTATTTGATGATTTTCTCACAAGCCTGAATGAAATGGGACTGCCCGTGTTTATGATCAGTGGAAACCATGATTCTCCGGAACGTGTTTCTTACGGCGGACGGCTGATGAAGAAAAGCGGCATTTACGTGGCTCCTGTATATGAGGGAAAGACAGAGAAGGTGGAATTTACGGATGAATATGGAAAAGTGTGCATCCATCTGCTGCCTTTCATAAAACCGGCTGTAGTCCGCCATGCTTTTGAAGGGGGAGAATTTGAAAAAGAAGCAGAAGCAGTGTGCGATCACCAGAGCGCAGTGAAAATGGCTGTTTCCCATATGGATATAGATACAGATGTGCGGAATGTGTTAATAGCCCATCAGTTTGTTACAGGCGCCATGCGTTGTGAGTCAGAAGAGGTGTCTGTAGGGGGGCTTGACAATGTAGATGCCTCTGTTTTTGATGATTTTGACTATGTGGCACTGGGCCATATCCACAGTCCACAGGCAGTGGGAAGAGACCAGGTGCGCTACTGCGGCACGCCTCTTAAATACTCTTTTTCAGAGGCGGGGCAGGAGAAATCCATTACTGTGGTGGAGTTAAAAGAAAAAGGAAATGTAGATATATCAGCTATTTTTCTGCGTCCACTGCGGGATATGCGAAAGATCCGCGGCAGTTATATGGAAGTAACTGCAAAGCCATTTTATGAAAATGAAAACTGCGATGATTACCTTCATGTGACATTGACAGATGAAGAGGATATTTTAGACGGTCTTCAGAAGCTGCGGGTCATTTATCCCAATATTATGCAGCTGGAATATGATAACTGCAGGACCAGGGGAAATATGGAGCTTACGGCAGCCCAGGCAGTGGAGCAAAAATCAGAAATGGAGCTGTTTATGGAATTTTATGAGCTGCAGAATAATCAGCCTATGAGCCAGGTACAGAAAGAGTTTGTAGGAAATATCATCCGGGAGGTGAAAGAATGA
- a CDS encoding SMC family ATPase, translating into MKPKKLVISAFGPYGEKTVVDFEKLGEKGLYLITGDTGAGKTTLFDAITFALYGEASGNVRETGMFRSKYAPEDVPTYVELTFIYQGKDYKVTRNPEYLRPKGRGTGFTLQKAEAELVFPDGRQPVTKTREVTKAITELMGLDYRQFTQIAMIAQGDFQKLLLAGTTERGEIFRQIFHTGIYQDIENRLRDAVKGKWKEYDGMRLSILQYLGDAFISEDPQAEAEWKELKKAKFEGKTMRGIQLLVDAIKRQEDSLREVKDHINGLDKEIKAASRGLGEAQQKQKMKKNLEAKQEQLKVLVPKVTEAEEQKKEAEEAAGDCELLAEEIRGLRTQKDGLEAFIKKKKTAGEKADQIEKEKEAAGRLNTEKASLEQAIQENKEARESLKGVDAQKERLQSILKEVQDKAKQLADGENALNQAVIEKDAGEKKVAELEKNENELVLQKEERKKKETVLTELAGTELVLQVRAGQLREFKTQVVQLQQAERRLWETQDKYEKAVAERNEEREVYNQLEQAFLDAQAGLLAKHLKEGEKCPVCGSLHHPQLAVIADQVPDKKVLDRKREILELKEKNVQQLSAQAGQMKEQLGDLREQYKNKGGKIFGDVWNEISEAPHMEGSGTEKSAAESQDVIKVKMHLSEELSSCEQKLKEAQTAKESLEKCQKELAALEQKEKVLQDKLLKTRNIYSSAAGSLSLLIKQSMEILQLEKQQEDLQSTQIQSGMQDIQQMLVWIKAAYIQLKEENRDALEAVQAEIRKNREKADILDHLQIQAEKLEIRQKTLSDSISQKTLDIQKLEIQLEELKRQIEEESQIYGFMTTHEIDAVLKAKTEKKQALEKKLKQADETLGQLKQQCESLKSSMETLKSQISSTVESSEDEIQAKINTFSEEKKNWEEAYSRQFSQLQSNRRIYEAVQGQQEKMAAAEQEYVWMRALSDTAGGTLSGKRKIELETYVQMAYFDRILRRANLRLMTMSSGQYELKRQENGEGKKEKAGLELNVIDHYNGTERSVKTLSGGESFQASLSLALGLSDEIQAGAGGIRLDAMFVDEGFGSLDEDSLNQAIRSLNDLAEGQRLVGIISHVGELKDRIERKIIVTKKRSSAGIGSQVQVVGN; encoded by the coding sequence ATGAAGCCGAAAAAACTGGTTATAAGCGCCTTTGGGCCTTATGGGGAAAAGACAGTAGTTGATTTTGAAAAGCTGGGGGAAAAAGGGCTTTATCTGATCACCGGTGATACAGGCGCGGGAAAGACCACTCTTTTTGATGCTATTACCTTTGCCCTTTATGGGGAAGCCAGCGGAAATGTAAGGGAAACAGGAATGTTTCGCAGCAAATACGCACCGGAGGATGTTCCTACTTATGTGGAACTGACATTTATCTATCAGGGAAAAGATTATAAAGTTACCAGAAATCCGGAATATCTGCGTCCAAAGGGCAGAGGAACGGGATTTACCTTACAGAAAGCAGAGGCAGAGCTTGTTTTTCCTGACGGCCGGCAGCCTGTGACGAAAACCAGAGAAGTGACAAAAGCTATAACAGAGTTAATGGGATTGGATTACCGCCAGTTTACCCAGATTGCCATGATCGCCCAGGGAGATTTCCAGAAACTGCTTTTAGCCGGAACTACAGAGCGGGGGGAGATATTCCGCCAGATCTTCCATACGGGGATCTATCAGGATATTGAAAACCGGCTGCGGGATGCAGTGAAGGGGAAATGGAAAGAGTATGATGGCATGCGTTTAAGCATCCTCCAGTATTTAGGTGATGCATTTATCAGCGAAGATCCCCAGGCTGAGGCAGAATGGAAAGAACTGAAAAAGGCGAAATTTGAGGGAAAGACCATGCGGGGGATCCAGCTTCTTGTAGATGCTATAAAACGGCAGGAAGACAGTTTAAGAGAGGTAAAAGACCACATAAACGGTCTGGATAAAGAAATAAAAGCTGCAAGCCGGGGGCTTGGAGAAGCACAGCAAAAGCAGAAAATGAAGAAAAACCTGGAAGCAAAGCAGGAACAGCTTAAGGTGTTAGTTCCAAAGGTAACAGAGGCTGAGGAACAGAAAAAGGAAGCAGAAGAAGCAGCCGGAGACTGTGAGCTGCTGGCAGAGGAGATCCGCGGTTTACGGACACAAAAAGATGGTCTGGAAGCCTTTATAAAGAAGAAAAAAACAGCCGGCGAAAAGGCAGACCAGATTGAAAAAGAGAAAGAGGCAGCTGGAAGATTAAACACAGAAAAAGCTTCTCTGGAACAGGCAATACAGGAGAATAAAGAAGCCCGGGAAAGCCTGAAAGGGGTAGACGCCCAAAAAGAACGGCTGCAAAGTATCTTAAAAGAAGTGCAGGACAAGGCAAAGCAGCTTGCAGACGGGGAAAATGCTTTAAATCAGGCAGTTATAGAAAAAGATGCCGGGGAAAAGAAAGTAGCAGAACTGGAAAAAAATGAAAATGAACTTGTGCTGCAGAAAGAAGAACGGAAAAAGAAGGAAACAGTCCTTACGGAACTGGCTGGAACAGAGCTGGTACTGCAGGTAAGAGCAGGGCAGTTACGGGAGTTTAAGACCCAGGTAGTCCAGTTACAACAGGCGGAGAGAAGATTATGGGAGACCCAGGATAAATATGAGAAAGCTGTTGCGGAAAGAAATGAGGAAAGGGAGGTTTATAACCAACTGGAACAGGCATTTTTGGATGCACAGGCAGGTCTTCTGGCAAAGCATTTAAAGGAAGGGGAGAAATGTCCGGTCTGTGGTTCCCTTCATCATCCCCAGCTGGCAGTGATCGCAGATCAGGTGCCGGATAAAAAGGTTCTGGACCGGAAGAGGGAAATATTAGAGCTGAAAGAAAAAAATGTACAGCAGTTAAGTGCCCAGGCCGGCCAGATGAAGGAGCAGCTGGGGGATCTGCGGGAGCAGTATAAAAATAAAGGAGGGAAGATCTTTGGGGACGTCTGGAATGAGATATCAGAAGCACCTCATATGGAAGGTTCCGGGACAGAAAAAAGTGCAGCAGAAAGCCAGGATGTCATAAAAGTAAAAATGCATCTGTCAGAGGAATTATCTTCCTGTGAACAGAAGTTAAAAGAAGCTCAGACGGCAAAAGAATCTCTTGAAAAATGCCAGAAAGAACTGGCGGCTTTAGAACAGAAGGAAAAAGTACTCCAGGATAAGCTGTTAAAGACCCGGAATATTTATTCATCAGCAGCAGGAAGCCTTTCTCTTCTTATAAAGCAGAGCATGGAGATATTGCAGCTGGAAAAGCAGCAGGAAGATCTGCAAAGTACACAGATACAGTCAGGTATGCAGGACATACAGCAGATGCTTGTTTGGATAAAAGCTGCATATATACAGTTAAAAGAAGAAAACAGGGATGCTTTGGAAGCAGTTCAGGCAGAGATCAGGAAAAACAGAGAAAAAGCAGATATATTAGATCATTTACAGATACAGGCAGAAAAGCTGGAGATCCGTCAGAAGACTCTTTCAGACAGCATTTCCCAAAAGACTCTGGATATCCAGAAACTGGAAATACAGCTGGAAGAGTTAAAGAGACAGATTGAAGAAGAAAGCCAGATATATGGTTTTATGACAACCCATGAGATAGATGCTGTCCTGAAAGCTAAAACAGAGAAAAAACAGGCATTAGAGAAGAAGCTGAAGCAGGCGGATGAAACACTTGGTCAGTTAAAACAGCAGTGTGAAAGCCTGAAATCTTCGATGGAAACCTTAAAAAGCCAGATTTCTTCCACAGTAGAAAGCTCTGAAGACGAGATACAGGCAAAAATCAATACATTCTCAGAAGAGAAGAAAAACTGGGAAGAAGCTTATTCCAGACAGTTTTCACAGCTGCAAAGCAACCGGCGTATTTATGAGGCTGTTCAGGGACAGCAGGAAAAAATGGCAGCAGCAGAGCAGGAATATGTGTGGATGCGGGCACTTTCTGATACAGCAGGGGGAACACTTAGCGGAAAGCGTAAGATCGAGCTTGAAACCTATGTGCAGATGGCTTATTTTGACCGGATCCTGCGCAGGGCCAATCTGCGGCTTATGACCATGAGCAGTGGCCAGTATGAGTTAAAACGGCAGGAAAATGGGGAAGGCAAGAAGGAAAAAGCAGGTCTGGAATTAAATGTTATTGACCATTACAACGGAACAGAGCGAAGTGTAAAAACACTTTCCGGCGGAGAATCCTTCCAGGCGTCCCTTTCACTGGCATTGGGGCTTTCCGATGAGATCCAGGCAGGCGCAGGCGGGATCCGCCTGGATGCCATGTTTGTAGATGAAGGTTTTGGTTCGTTAGATGAAGACTCCTTAAACCAGGCGATCCGTTCCTTAAATGATCTGGCAGAGGGCCAACGACTGGTAGGCATTATATCTCATGTAGGAGAGCTGAAGGACCGGATCGAGCGAAAAATCATTGTCACCAAAAAACGCAGCAGCGCAGGTATAGGAAGCCAGGTACAGGTGGTTGGGAACTAA
- a CDS encoding L,D-transpeptidase translates to MRYRRLLMGGFLAVGLAVTAASGAMAEQIIAINSTVEAVDGQATPVTDASQNDQDGAKASQATENPAAGTDKTQSTENKADGSQKESDAVQNTETSAAKPDPASITPTATGISIYISKRQSKLTLMQNKKVIGIWDAKLGRQSATGDKVKEGDEITPSGSFYVCTRNDKSKYYLALGLSYPNIEDAQRGLSTGLITQEQYQAIVDANKAGVTPPWDTPLGGAIEIHGNQGDRGTAGCIAMTNDVMDILWSYCAVGVPVTIGP, encoded by the coding sequence ATGAGATATAGAAGATTATTGATGGGAGGTTTTCTGGCAGTAGGACTGGCTGTAACAGCAGCTTCCGGCGCGATGGCAGAACAGATCATTGCCATTAACAGCACCGTTGAAGCTGTTGATGGCCAGGCAACACCGGTGACAGATGCCAGCCAGAATGACCAGGATGGGGCAAAGGCCTCACAGGCAACAGAAAATCCTGCAGCCGGTACAGATAAGACCCAGAGTACAGAAAACAAGGCAGATGGAAGCCAAAAGGAGTCAGATGCTGTTCAGAATACAGAAACCTCTGCAGCCAAACCAGACCCGGCATCTATCACCCCGACAGCCACCGGTATCAGCATCTATATCAGCAAACGCCAGAGCAAGCTGACCCTGATGCAGAATAAGAAGGTGATCGGTATCTGGGATGCCAAGCTGGGACGGCAGTCGGCTACTGGTGATAAAGTAAAGGAGGGAGATGAGATCACTCCGTCAGGCAGTTTCTACGTATGTACCAGAAATGACAAGAGCAAATATTATCTGGCACTGGGATTGTCCTATCCCAATATTGAAGATGCCCAGAGAGGTCTGTCCACCGGCCTTATTACCCAGGAACAGTATCAGGCTATTGTAGATGCCAATAAAGCAGGTGTGACACCCCCATGGGATACTCCTTTAGGAGGAGCCATTGAGATCCATGGAAATCAGGGAGACAGAGGAACAGCAGGCTGTATTGCCATGACAAATGATGTAATGGATATTCTGTGGAGTTACTGTGCAGTAGGTGTACCGGTGACTATCGGGCCGTAA